One genomic segment of Actinoplanes ianthinogenes includes these proteins:
- a CDS encoding MerR family transcriptional regulator — MAPSEDMLNDDDYPAYTMGRAAEIVGASQDFLRRLDEAKLIIPFRSAGGHRRYSRYQLRLAARAREMVDQGTALEAACRIIVLEDQLEEALQYHRDHECRQQAGAV, encoded by the coding sequence ATGGCCCCATCCGAAGACATGCTCAACGACGACGACTATCCGGCCTACACCATGGGCCGTGCCGCCGAGATCGTGGGCGCCTCGCAGGACTTCCTGCGCCGCCTCGACGAGGCGAAACTGATCATCCCGTTCCGCTCCGCCGGCGGACACCGCCGGTACTCCCGCTACCAGCTGCGTCTGGCTGCCCGGGCCCGGGAGATGGTCGACCAGGGCACCGCTCTGGAAGCCGCCTGCCGGATCATCGTCCTCGAGGACCAACTCGAAGAAGCCCTTCAGTACCACCGCGACCACGAGTGCCGCCAGCAGGCGGGCGCCGTCTGA
- a CDS encoding cold-shock protein — translation MATGTVKWFNADKGFGFIAQDGGGPDVFAHFSAIASSGFRSLDENQKVEFDVTQGQKGPQAENIRPL, via the coding sequence ATGGCTACAGGTACCGTGAAGTGGTTCAACGCCGACAAGGGCTTCGGCTTCATCGCGCAGGACGGCGGCGGCCCCGACGTCTTCGCCCACTTCTCCGCGATCGCGTCGAGCGGCTTCCGCAGCCTCGACGAGAACCAGAAGGTGGAGTTCGACGTCACCCAGGGTCAGAAGGGCCCGCAGGCGGAGAACATCCGCCCGCTCTGA
- a CDS encoding nucleotidyltransferase domain-containing protein — MDQQTGHQHADSARMAESTGPGARAERQLAAIGELVAVARQAGVTAWLRGGWAMDFYLGEVTRPHVDVDWFIWKEDANRLAGALAARGWTLLPEPPHDQQIDLAKDDVEQSLTLLGRDEAGHPVVAAGPWAGEPWPPTMLDGPPGVLNGISCPIITPEAQIELKRMYPVWNPALKRRPKDATDIARLEAALNL, encoded by the coding sequence GTGGATCAACAGACAGGGCACCAGCATGCCGACTCGGCCCGCATGGCCGAGTCCACCGGTCCCGGAGCCCGAGCTGAGCGTCAGCTGGCTGCGATCGGAGAGCTCGTGGCCGTCGCACGCCAAGCCGGGGTCACCGCCTGGCTGCGGGGCGGCTGGGCAATGGATTTCTATCTGGGCGAGGTGACCCGCCCACACGTAGATGTGGACTGGTTCATCTGGAAAGAGGACGCCAACCGCCTCGCCGGCGCGCTGGCCGCCCGAGGATGGACACTTCTCCCCGAGCCACCTCACGACCAACAGATCGACCTGGCAAAAGACGACGTAGAGCAAAGCCTGACGCTCCTGGGCCGCGACGAGGCCGGCCACCCAGTAGTAGCGGCAGGCCCCTGGGCCGGCGAACCCTGGCCCCCAACCATGCTCGACGGCCCACCCGGAGTCCTCAACGGCATCTCCTGCCCGATCATCACCCCGGAAGCCCAGATCGAACTCAAACGCATGTACCCCGTCTGGAACCCAGCCCTCAAACGCCGGCCAAAAGATGCCACAGACATCGCCCGCCTAGAAGCAGCCCTAAACCTCTAG
- a CDS encoding CBS domain-containing protein, producing MRISDILRVKGNSVVTVAPDMSVRGLVDALAKHRIGAVVVSRDGRAVEGIVSERDVVRALAAQGAAVLTEPVSTIQTTQVRTVSPEARLEDVERLMTEHRFRHVPVVVNGHLAGVVSIGDVVKNRIDELETERSTLADYITGDRT from the coding sequence ATGCGGATCAGCGACATCCTTCGCGTCAAAGGCAACAGCGTGGTGACCGTCGCACCGGACATGTCCGTGCGAGGCCTGGTCGACGCGCTGGCCAAGCACCGGATCGGCGCGGTAGTGGTTTCCCGGGACGGCCGGGCGGTCGAGGGCATCGTCAGTGAACGAGACGTGGTCCGGGCGCTGGCCGCCCAGGGCGCAGCAGTCCTCACCGAACCGGTAAGCACGATCCAGACAACCCAGGTAAGAACCGTCTCACCGGAGGCCCGGCTCGAAGACGTCGAACGCCTGATGACCGAACACCGCTTCCGCCACGTCCCGGTAGTCGTCAACGGCCACCTGGCCGGCGTAGTAAGCATCGGTGACGTGGTCAAAAACCGAATCGACGAACTAGAAACCGAACGCAGCACCCTGGCCGACTACATCACCGGCGACCGCACCTAG